Genomic DNA from Candidatus Sphingomonas phytovorans:
GCTTCCGGACCCACGATGGGCAACGGCCGGGCCACCAGTTCGGCTATGCCGGTTATGACGCCTTTTACGAGGCGCGGGGCCGGTACAGCGCGGTTCGGACCTGTAATGCCTGGACTGGCGATGCGCTGCGCCATGCCGGCGTGCGGGTCGGCGCCTGGACGCCCTTTCCCGTGACGGTGCTTGGATGGTTCGAATGATGGCCGAGGCGAAGGCCCCTTCCCTGCTGCTCTGGGCGATGGAGCTGCCGCGCGGCGCGCTTGGGCTGGGACAATTCCTCTGGGGCCGGCGCAAGCTCGCCGCGGCGCCGCGGGGCGACGGGCGTCCGGTCCTGATCCTGCCCGGGCTGGTCAATGCCGACCGGTCGAACTTCGCGATGCGCGGTTATCTCAACCGGCTTGGTTACCGCGCCTATGGCTGGGGCCTTGGGCGCAATTTCGGCGCACGTGCGATCGGGCCCGAGGGCGAGAAGCTGTTCGAGCGAATCAGCGAGATCCATGGCGAGACGGGCGAGAAGGTGACGCTGATCGGGGTCAGCCTGGGCGGGATCATGGCGCGGATGGCGGCGCACCGCGTGCCAGATCTGGTCCGCGAGGTGATCACGGTCAGCTCGCCCTTCGCCGGCAGCCCGCGCGCGACCAATGTGTGGCGCGCGTTCGAATGGCTGACGGGCGACCGGATCGACGATCCCCGGGTGAAGGCGATGGCGGCCGAAGTGGCGCGGCCGCTGCCCGTCCCCGCGACGGCGATCTGGAGCGCGAGCGACGGGCTGGTCAACGGCGCGATCTGCCGCGAGCCGGGACGCCGGCACATCCGCGTGCGGAGCAGCCATATCGGCGTGCAGGTGCGGCCCGAAGTGCTGCTGGCGATCGCGGCGGTGCTGGGCGGCGAATAGAGGCAGATTCATCTCGCTTAGATCGTCACCCCGGACCTGTTCCGGGGTCCACCGTGCCACGTGCCAACGGGTTTCGACTCCCACGGGCCGGTGGATGCCGGAACAGATCCGGCATGACGGATGTGATTGCGCACCTCTCGGAATCCCCGGCCAAACGGCCGTCGCGCGTCAGAAGGCGAAATAAGGCCCCTGCACCCCGCCCGCCGGACGACCCTCGATCGCGGTATAGACCGTACGGCCGAAGAAGAAGGGTATGCCGAAATCGAAGCTGTTGGCGAAGGGCAGCGGCGGCGTGACCAGTGTCGGGTTCACCCCAAGCCCGGGCGCCACGGTCGAGGAGCCGGCGACCATGAGCGGGCTGTACAGGGTGAACATGCCGCTTGCGGTCGTTCCGTTGGTCCCGGTCAGCATCGGTGACAGCGACGTCGGCGACGCCGGGCAGTAGAAGGCGATCAGGCTCTTGTCGGTGCAGGGACTGAGCGCCGTATCGATGAAGTAATAATCGTTGCTGCCGCTATCGAGGAAACTCTGGGTCAGTTGCTTGCCGTTATAGGTGGCGGTGAGCACGCCCGGCCCGAGCCGGCTCGACGTGGTCGTCACCGGCAACACGCTGGCGGCGGTCAGTGCGTTGTCGGCCTGGGTGCCGATGCCGAAGGTCACCGTGCCGGTCAGCCTCGCCAGCCCGGCCTGCGGCACCGACGGCAGGGTGAGGATGGTGCCGTTATTGTCGACCGGGAAGGCAGCCACCGGGTTGGGCAGTTGCTCGAACGGCGCCGCCGCGTTCGACGCGCGACCGATGATCGCGCTGCATCCGCCGGACGGACAATCATAATAGATCGCCGCCGAGGATCCCCCCGCGCTTGTGCAATAGGCGCCGCAGTCAGTGGTGGTCGTGCCGACACCGATGATCCCGTTGGCGCCGAAATCCTGCACCGTCGTGACCGCGCTTCCGCCGCCCGCCGAACAGGTCGATGGCACGGCGGCGAAGCTGCCGGAATCTCCGATCGCCTGGAAGGGCATGTTGGCGACCTTCTCCCCCGCGATCGAGAAATCCGCGGTGCGCACCGAGCCGAAAGCGTAGGAATTGACGTATTGATAGCATTCGCCGACCGGATTGCTGGCGCCGTCGGTTTCAGTCGGCAAGGCTGACAGGAGGCTCGCGTTGAGCACCGGCTGGATGATCCGCAGCCCGACCGATCCGGTGTCGAGGATGATATGGTCGATCGTCTGGCAATTGCTGGTCGACCCCGGCGCGCAGATGGTGACCGTCACATAGGGTTCGTTGAACGCAGTGTATGCGTTGGAACCGACGCCGAGCGCGGCGGGACCCGCATCGAGCGTGACGGTCGCCGTGTTCGCGGTCGCGGCGGGCGTTGGCGTGGGGGTCGGGGTGGGCGTTGGGGTCGGTGCCGGCGTCACCATGGCGACCGGGGTCGACGAATCGGAACCGCCACATCCAGTCAGGACCAGCGCGGCGATCAGGGCAAGGAACGGGCGAGCTCCGATCATGGCTGTTGCGGCAGGTCGGCGGGCGAAAAGCCGGCCGGCGCGAGCGAGGGGATGAAGGCGACACCGCTGAACCAGCCCATATGCCCTCCGGTCTGGATTTGCAGGTCGGCCTGGTTGACCTGCTGGGGACGGCGCAGCGAATGCATCGCCCGGCCGGTCGCGCCACCGGCCGCCTGGAATGTCGTGAAATAGCGGCCGAGCAGCGCGCGCAGATCAGGCTTGCCCGGTCCCGACCAGGTTATCGCGAAAACCTGCCCATTGGCGTTGGTGAATTCATGCACGGCCCCGCCATTGGCGCGGGTCAGGTCGTGACGGGCATAGCTGCCCATCGTCACCGAGGCCATCTGCGCCGCCATGCGCGCGCTGTCCGACTTCACGCCCGAAACCGTCCCCCCAAGCTCGGCATGAACGCCGGACGCCAGAAGACTGGACGCAACGAGGAATGTGGCGGTGACGAGGGGGAGCGCGATACGGCGCGGACGGA
This window encodes:
- a CDS encoding alpha/beta hydrolase, giving the protein MAEAKAPSLLLWAMELPRGALGLGQFLWGRRKLAAAPRGDGRPVLILPGLVNADRSNFAMRGYLNRLGYRAYGWGLGRNFGARAIGPEGEKLFERISEIHGETGEKVTLIGVSLGGIMARMAAHRVPDLVREVITVSSPFAGSPRATNVWRAFEWLTGDRIDDPRVKAMAAEVARPLPVPATAIWSASDGLVNGAICREPGRRHIRVRSSHIGVQVRPEVLLAIAAVLGGE
- a CDS encoding DUF3443 family protein; the encoded protein is MIGARPFLALIAALVLTGCGGSDSSTPVAMVTPAPTPTPTPTPTPTPAATANTATVTLDAGPAALGVGSNAYTAFNEPYVTVTICAPGSTSNCQTIDHIILDTGSVGLRIIQPVLNASLLSALPTETDGASNPVGECYQYVNSYAFGSVRTADFSIAGEKVANMPFQAIGDSGSFAAVPSTCSAGGGSAVTTVQDFGANGIIGVGTTTTDCGAYCTSAGGSSAAIYYDCPSGGCSAIIGRASNAAAPFEQLPNPVAAFPVDNNGTILTLPSVPQAGLARLTGTVTFGIGTQADNALTAASVLPVTTTSSRLGPGVLTATYNGKQLTQSFLDSGSNDYYFIDTALSPCTDKSLIAFYCPASPTSLSPMLTGTNGTTASGMFTLYSPLMVAGSSTVAPGLGVNPTLVTPPLPFANSFDFGIPFFFGRTVYTAIEGRPAGGVQGPYFAF
- a CDS encoding DUF2844 domain-containing protein → MSHVRPRRIALPLVTATFLVASSLLASGVHAELGGTVSGVKSDSARMAAQMASVTMGSYARHDLTRANGGAVHEFTNANGQVFAITWSGPGKPDLRALLGRYFTTFQAAGGATGRAMHSLRRPQQVNQADLQIQTGGHMGWFSGVAFIPSLAPAGFSPADLPQQP